Proteins encoded within one genomic window of Microbacterium sp. zg-B185:
- a CDS encoding amidohydrolase family protein, whose protein sequence is MIGATVGTIARARVSGAGRALLPTDGPVDVFLQDGIISDIAPAGVLAPRGEVLDADGGWLIPGLWDHHVHVMQWALISQRVPLIGAESAAHAARLMGRAPTLGDGRRVGTGFRDALWRDVPSLDVLDAATGDVPTYLINADVHSVWLNTAALRREGHRPDGIGILREGPAFEISRRLNDVDPDAGDALVAQAARDAASRGVVGIVDLDMAWNESAWARRLRGGFDTLRVEFGIYPELLERAIAEGLRTGDPVRGEDSGLARVGALKVITDGSLGTRTAACSHAYPGDPHNHGVLAVDQATLRELMTAATGAGLACAIHAIGDTANTHALDAFALTGAVGTIEHAQLVAHADIPRFARLGVGASVQPEHAIDDRDLTDSIWAGQTALPYPLRALADSGANLLFGSDAPVSPLDPWAAIAAATFRTRDGRQPWHPEQAIDAETALAASTHGGSTAAAATEPGARADLVLVERDPLSAGEPELRRMGVAATLLAGRVTHRA, encoded by the coding sequence GTGATCGGTGCGACGGTCGGGACGATCGCACGCGCCCGCGTTTCGGGTGCCGGGCGCGCCCTGCTTCCGACGGACGGGCCGGTCGATGTCTTCCTGCAAGACGGGATCATCTCCGACATCGCACCGGCCGGTGTCCTGGCGCCGCGCGGCGAGGTGCTCGACGCGGACGGCGGCTGGCTGATACCGGGGCTGTGGGATCACCACGTGCACGTCATGCAGTGGGCGCTGATCTCCCAGCGCGTGCCGCTGATCGGCGCGGAGTCGGCCGCGCACGCCGCCCGCCTGATGGGACGAGCGCCGACCCTGGGGGACGGTCGCCGCGTCGGCACCGGTTTCCGCGACGCACTCTGGCGGGACGTGCCGAGCCTGGACGTGCTGGATGCAGCGACCGGAGACGTTCCGACGTATCTGATCAACGCGGACGTGCACAGCGTGTGGCTGAACACGGCGGCGCTGCGCCGCGAGGGTCACCGGCCCGACGGTATCGGCATCCTGCGTGAGGGTCCCGCGTTCGAGATCTCGCGGCGACTCAACGACGTCGACCCCGACGCCGGCGACGCGCTGGTGGCGCAGGCTGCTCGGGATGCCGCCTCTCGAGGCGTCGTCGGCATCGTGGACCTGGACATGGCGTGGAACGAGTCCGCGTGGGCGCGGCGCCTGCGCGGCGGGTTCGACACGCTGCGGGTGGAGTTCGGCATCTACCCGGAGCTCCTGGAGCGTGCGATCGCGGAAGGACTGCGCACCGGTGACCCGGTGCGCGGCGAGGATTCCGGCTTGGCCCGCGTCGGAGCGCTCAAGGTGATCACCGACGGTTCGCTCGGCACCCGTACGGCGGCGTGCTCGCACGCGTACCCGGGAGATCCGCACAACCACGGCGTGCTCGCGGTCGATCAGGCGACACTGCGCGAGCTGATGACCGCGGCGACCGGCGCCGGGCTCGCCTGCGCGATCCACGCCATCGGCGACACCGCCAATACGCATGCGCTGGACGCGTTCGCGCTCACCGGCGCCGTCGGCACCATCGAGCACGCACAGTTGGTGGCCCACGCCGACATCCCGCGGTTCGCGCGGCTCGGCGTCGGCGCGAGCGTCCAGCCGGAGCATGCGATCGACGACCGCGATCTGACTGACTCGATCTGGGCGGGGCAGACCGCGCTGCCGTATCCGCTGCGCGCCCTCGCCGACTCCGGCGCGAACCTGCTGTTCGGCTCCGACGCGCCAGTCTCGCCGCTGGACCCGTGGGCGGCGATCGCCGCCGCGACGTTCCGGACGCGCGATGGAAGGCAGCCGTGGCATCCGGAGCAGGCGATCGATGCCGAAACCGCGCTGGCCGCATCCACCCACGGCGGATCGACCGCAGCGGCGGCGACCGAACCGGGCGCCCGCGCCGACCTGGTCCTGGTGGAGCGCGATCCGCTCAGCGCGGGTGAGCCCGAGTTGCGGCGGATGGGCGTTGCGGCGACACTCCTGGCCGGACGCGTGACGCACCGCGCGTGA
- a CDS encoding DNA starvation/stationary phase protection protein codes for MTKMQTIPATAADPTVAAGAAQFLTPVALGLQALAVNGKQAHWNVRGANFIAIHELLDTIVAHAQDGADLAAERIVALGLPIDARLSTVAAKVPTSQVPAGFTQWEAMIRGVIADIDAVLIDVKAAIDGLDEVDLASQDVAITIRESLDKDRWFLFAHLAE; via the coding sequence ATGACCAAGATGCAGACAATCCCCGCAACAGCCGCCGATCCGACGGTCGCGGCAGGAGCTGCCCAGTTCCTGACCCCGGTTGCGCTCGGGCTGCAGGCGCTGGCCGTGAACGGCAAGCAGGCGCACTGGAACGTGCGCGGTGCGAATTTCATCGCGATCCACGAACTTCTCGACACCATCGTGGCGCACGCGCAGGACGGCGCCGATCTGGCCGCCGAGCGGATCGTCGCTCTCGGACTGCCCATCGACGCCCGCCTGTCGACGGTGGCCGCGAAGGTCCCGACCTCGCAGGTCCCGGCCGGCTTCACGCAGTGGGAGGCCATGATCCGCGGCGTGATCGCCGACATCGATGCCGTGCTGATCGACGTCAAGGCGGCCATCGACGGGCTCGACGAGGTCGACCTCGCCAGCCAGGACGTGGCGATCACGATCCGCGAGTCGCTGGACAAGGACCGCTGGTTCCTCTTCGCGCACCTCGCGGAGTAG
- a CDS encoding FMN-binding negative transcriptional regulator, translating into MRQNPSFTMTDVAELRRLIDRNPWVTLVSDTQDGLVASHYAVLLDEGRDDLTIVGHVGKPDDMIHGLGAGELLVVVQGPHGYISPGWYGDAQSVPTWNFVSAHLSGIPEVLTPEENLAVLDRLVTRFESRLPEPRMMWERPNDPAFVERLERGTIGFRLTPRRIVAKRKLSQNKAAEVVETVIAQLEGDGPYANPALAAEMRRAHEAMARA; encoded by the coding sequence ATGCGTCAGAACCCGAGCTTCACCATGACGGATGTCGCGGAGCTGCGTCGCCTCATCGACCGCAACCCGTGGGTGACCCTGGTCAGCGATACACAGGACGGCCTCGTCGCCTCCCACTATGCCGTGCTGCTGGACGAGGGCCGGGACGATCTGACCATCGTCGGACACGTCGGCAAGCCGGACGACATGATCCACGGCCTGGGCGCAGGTGAGCTGCTGGTCGTGGTGCAGGGTCCGCACGGCTACATCTCGCCCGGCTGGTACGGCGACGCGCAGAGCGTGCCCACCTGGAACTTCGTCTCCGCGCACCTGTCCGGCATCCCGGAGGTGCTCACTCCCGAGGAGAACCTGGCGGTGCTGGATCGTCTGGTGACGCGGTTCGAGTCCCGCCTGCCGGAGCCGCGGATGATGTGGGAACGACCCAACGATCCCGCGTTCGTCGAGCGCCTCGAGCGCGGGACCATCGGCTTCCGCCTGACTCCCAGGAGGATCGTGGCCAAACGCAAGCTGAGCCAGAACAAGGCCGCTGAGGTCGTGGAGACCGTGATCGCCCAGCTCGAGGGCGACGGCCCGTACGCCAATCCCGCCTTGGCCGCCGAGATGCGCCGCGCCCACGAGGCGATGGCGCGCGCGTGA
- a CDS encoding ribose-5-phosphate isomerase, with translation MRIHIATDHAGLEFSTQLQHHLAGQGHDVVDHGPLEYEPLDDYPAFCIRAAQAVIADQEAGIDALGVVFGGSGNGEQISANKVRGIRAALVWSIATAELAREHNDANVIAIGARQHTFEEAASFIDRFVATPFSGEERHARRIAQIAAFERDGVLEPDPRAGAERPDVLAAADSSFDPEAG, from the coding sequence ATGCGCATCCACATCGCGACCGATCACGCCGGCCTCGAATTCTCCACCCAGCTGCAGCACCACCTCGCGGGTCAGGGGCACGACGTCGTGGATCACGGTCCGCTCGAATACGAGCCCCTCGACGACTACCCGGCGTTCTGCATCCGCGCCGCTCAGGCGGTCATCGCCGATCAGGAGGCCGGGATCGACGCTCTCGGAGTCGTCTTCGGCGGGTCGGGCAACGGCGAGCAGATCTCCGCGAACAAGGTCCGCGGCATCCGTGCGGCACTCGTGTGGAGCATCGCCACGGCGGAACTGGCCCGCGAGCACAACGACGCGAACGTCATCGCGATCGGGGCCCGCCAGCACACCTTCGAAGAGGCGGCATCCTTCATCGATCGATTCGTCGCCACGCCGTTCTCCGGCGAGGAGCGCCACGCGCGTCGCATCGCGCAGATCGCGGCGTTCGAGCGCGACGGTGTGCTGGAACCGGACCCGCGGGCCGGCGCCGAACGACCCGACGTGCTCGCCGCCGCCGACAGTTCGTTCGACCCCGAAGCCGGCTGA
- the pepN gene encoding aminopeptidase N, protein MPGENLTRIEAQERRAIVDTHSYDVALDLTKGAEVFGSRTVVTFSATEGADTFIDLIAREVHSITLNGRDVPVSAFADSRIALTGLERENELIVDADCLYTNTGEGLHRFVDPVDEEVYLYSQFEVPDSRRVFAVFEQPDLKAAFQFTVTAPEPWKVVSNSPTPEPKKHGDGRATWTFEPTPPISSYITAIIAGPYEEIFSELTSASGRVIPLGVYARKSLWQFLDADYIFEKTRQGFAYYEEKFDYPYPFAKYDQLFVPEFNAGAMENAGAVTFTESYVFRSKVTDAIKERRVVTILHELAHMWFGDLVTMKWWNDLWLNESFAEWASTIATAEATEWTEAWTTFNAMEKTWAYRQDQLPSTHPVVAEIADLEDVQVNFDGITYAKGGSVLKQLAAWVGIEAFFAGVAQYFQKNEWGNTELSDLLSELEATSGRELGTWSKKWLETAGVNTLTPVISADTDGTITRFAILQTAPADYPTIRPHRLGVGFYNVTDNGLQRAHHVELDVDGDLTEVPELKGQKRPDLVLLNDEDLAYAKIRLDERSLATAIEHLGSITDPLARSLVWGAAWDQTRDAESSPSAYIDLVLRNIGSETESTTVRTTLGQLQLAANAYVAPEKRTAAREKVADGLWALAQAAEPGSDSQLQFVTAFATAASTPEHWAIVASLRDGERTLEGLQIDTDLSWQLLISLAAGGVAHEKTIDAALAADNTAKGGEFAAQARASIPQPATKRAAWNSIIENDDQPNTIVRSTALGFQHPATVGQLGDFIQPYFDMLLPIWESRSYQIAQYIIVGLYPAPLANLELRDATRAWLTANGAASPALRRLVEENLAGVERALAVQARDAE, encoded by the coding sequence GTGCCTGGAGAGAACCTCACCCGCATCGAGGCGCAGGAGCGCCGCGCGATCGTGGACACCCACTCGTACGACGTTGCGCTCGATCTGACGAAGGGCGCCGAGGTCTTCGGCTCGCGCACGGTCGTCACCTTCTCCGCCACCGAGGGCGCCGACACATTCATCGACCTGATCGCACGCGAGGTCCACTCCATCACGCTCAACGGCCGCGACGTGCCCGTGTCGGCGTTCGCCGACTCGCGGATCGCGCTGACCGGCCTGGAGCGTGAGAACGAGCTGATCGTGGACGCGGACTGCCTCTACACGAACACCGGCGAGGGACTGCACCGCTTCGTGGACCCCGTCGACGAGGAGGTCTACCTCTACTCGCAGTTCGAGGTTCCCGATTCACGTCGCGTCTTCGCCGTATTCGAGCAGCCCGACCTGAAGGCCGCGTTCCAGTTCACCGTCACCGCTCCGGAACCGTGGAAGGTCGTCTCCAACTCCCCCACTCCCGAGCCGAAGAAGCACGGTGACGGCCGGGCGACCTGGACGTTCGAGCCCACACCGCCGATCTCCTCCTACATCACCGCCATCATCGCCGGCCCCTACGAGGAGATCTTCTCGGAGCTGACCAGCGCCTCCGGCCGCGTCATCCCCCTGGGTGTGTACGCGCGCAAAAGCCTGTGGCAGTTCCTGGATGCCGATTACATCTTCGAGAAGACCCGCCAGGGCTTCGCGTACTACGAGGAGAAGTTCGACTACCCGTATCCCTTCGCCAAGTACGACCAGCTGTTCGTTCCGGAGTTCAACGCCGGCGCGATGGAGAACGCCGGCGCGGTGACCTTCACCGAGTCCTACGTCTTCCGCAGCAAGGTCACCGACGCCATCAAGGAGCGCCGCGTGGTGACGATCCTGCACGAACTGGCGCACATGTGGTTCGGCGACCTGGTCACCATGAAATGGTGGAACGACCTGTGGCTCAACGAGTCCTTCGCCGAGTGGGCGTCGACGATCGCCACCGCCGAGGCCACCGAGTGGACCGAGGCCTGGACGACCTTCAACGCGATGGAGAAGACCTGGGCATACCGTCAGGACCAGCTCCCCTCCACGCACCCCGTCGTGGCCGAGATCGCAGATCTCGAGGACGTCCAGGTCAACTTCGACGGCATCACGTACGCCAAGGGCGGTTCGGTGCTCAAGCAGCTGGCCGCATGGGTGGGCATCGAGGCGTTCTTCGCCGGGGTCGCGCAGTACTTCCAGAAGAACGAATGGGGCAACACCGAGCTGTCCGACCTGCTCTCCGAGCTGGAGGCGACCAGCGGCCGCGAGCTGGGCACGTGGTCCAAGAAGTGGCTCGAGACGGCAGGAGTGAACACTCTGACGCCGGTGATCTCCGCGGACACGGACGGCACGATTACCCGGTTCGCCATCTTGCAGACCGCCCCGGCGGACTATCCCACGATCCGCCCGCACCGGCTCGGAGTCGGCTTCTACAACGTCACGGACAACGGTCTCCAGCGCGCGCACCACGTCGAGCTGGATGTGGACGGCGACCTCACGGAGGTGCCCGAGCTGAAGGGCCAGAAGCGCCCCGACCTGGTCCTGCTGAACGACGAGGACCTCGCCTACGCGAAGATCCGGCTCGACGAGCGCTCGCTCGCCACCGCGATAGAGCACCTCGGCAGCATCACCGACCCGCTCGCCCGATCGCTGGTGTGGGGTGCGGCGTGGGACCAGACCCGCGATGCCGAATCCTCCCCCAGCGCGTACATCGATCTCGTGCTGCGCAACATCGGCAGCGAGACCGAGTCCACGACGGTGCGCACCACGCTCGGCCAGCTGCAGCTCGCCGCGAACGCCTACGTGGCGCCCGAGAAGCGCACGGCGGCACGCGAGAAGGTGGCGGACGGGCTGTGGGCGCTCGCGCAGGCGGCCGAACCGGGCAGCGACAGCCAGCTCCAGTTCGTGACCGCGTTCGCGACCGCGGCGTCGACGCCTGAGCACTGGGCGATCGTGGCGTCCCTGCGCGATGGCGAGCGGACGCTGGAGGGTCTCCAGATCGACACCGACCTGTCCTGGCAGCTGCTGATCTCCCTCGCGGCCGGTGGGGTGGCGCACGAGAAGACGATCGATGCGGCGCTCGCCGCCGACAACACCGCCAAGGGCGGGGAGTTCGCGGCGCAGGCGAGGGCATCGATCCCGCAGCCGGCCACCAAGCGCGCGGCGTGGAATTCGATCATCGAGAACGATGACCAGCCGAACACGATCGTGCGCTCCACGGCGCTCGGGTTCCAGCATCCGGCCACCGTCGGCCAACTCGGCGATTTCATCCAGCCGTACTTCGACATGCTGCTGCCGATCTGGGAGTCCCGCTCCTACCAGATCGCGCAGTACATCATCGTCGGGCTGTATCCGGCGCCGCTGGCGAACCTGGAGCTGCGCGACGCGACGCGGGCGTGGCTGACGGCCAACGGCGCTGCCTCCCCCGCGCTGCGTCGGCTCGTGGAGGAGAACCTCGCGGGCGTCGAGCGCGCCCTGGCCGTGCAGGCCCGCGACGCGGAGTGA
- a CDS encoding globin: MSISFYDEVGGHETFVRLVDAFYRGVADDPVMRPMYPEDDLEPAKERLTMFLEQYWGGPGTYSEQRGHPRLRMRHAAFHVNPDARDRWLAHMRVAVDELKLAPLHEETLWDYLQRAAFAMVNTFEPSGIGPSAGGRSTTGLPLSPQTPPH, from the coding sequence ATGAGCATCAGCTTCTACGATGAGGTCGGCGGTCACGAGACCTTCGTCCGACTGGTCGACGCGTTCTACCGGGGCGTCGCCGACGATCCGGTGATGCGGCCGATGTATCCCGAGGACGACCTGGAACCCGCCAAAGAGCGCCTGACGATGTTCCTCGAGCAGTACTGGGGCGGGCCGGGCACCTACAGCGAGCAGCGCGGCCACCCACGGCTGCGGATGCGGCACGCGGCGTTCCATGTCAACCCCGACGCGCGGGACCGGTGGCTCGCGCACATGCGCGTCGCGGTGGACGAGCTGAAGCTCGCGCCGCTGCACGAGGAGACGCTGTGGGACTACCTGCAACGGGCCGCCTTCGCGATGGTCAACACCTTCGAACCGTCCGGCATCGGTCCCTCGGCCGGCGGGCGCAGCACGACCGGACTGCCCCTCTCACCGCAGACTCCCCCGCACTGA
- a CDS encoding mechanosensitive ion channel family protein, which produces MMWTAADPTITNPEFWAEVGRFFAEAGWNVVRVLAILLGAFLIGWVLRLVIRRVVGRIVNGAKSKANVDDTQALDRSPLASIRLVQRTRTLGSILQNIVNVSIVVVTLLLIVNVLAPNALASLTLLTAAIGAGLGFGAQNIVKDVLNGIFIVAEDQVGIGDVVDLGLATGIVEYVSVRVTTVRDVNGTLWYVRNGEITRIGNMSMGWSRVIVDLALPVGSDIPEVEAALLQTMQDLAKDPKWRTRVIDKPEVWGLESVSGDALIIRLVMKTRANAKDDVARELRMRVLNMAENLGLTLPQLNSITLSGLDGAQRVRGANPPKTRPTKVTTDPAPPDRAVWRPKRPLKKPPQTPEGPR; this is translated from the coding sequence ATGATGTGGACTGCTGCGGACCCGACGATCACCAACCCCGAGTTCTGGGCCGAGGTGGGCCGCTTCTTCGCCGAAGCGGGATGGAACGTCGTCCGCGTGCTCGCGATCCTGCTCGGCGCCTTCCTGATCGGCTGGGTCCTCAGACTGGTCATCCGCCGTGTCGTCGGGCGCATCGTGAACGGCGCAAAGAGCAAAGCCAACGTGGATGACACGCAGGCGCTGGATCGCTCACCGCTCGCGTCGATCCGTCTGGTGCAGCGCACGCGCACCCTCGGATCGATCCTGCAGAACATCGTGAACGTGTCGATCGTCGTCGTCACTCTGCTGCTGATCGTGAACGTGCTGGCGCCGAACGCCCTGGCCTCGCTGACCCTGCTGACGGCGGCGATCGGCGCCGGCCTGGGTTTCGGCGCGCAGAACATCGTCAAAGACGTGCTCAACGGCATCTTCATCGTCGCCGAGGACCAGGTCGGCATCGGGGACGTCGTCGATCTGGGTCTGGCGACCGGCATCGTGGAGTATGTCAGCGTGCGCGTCACCACCGTGCGAGACGTCAACGGCACCCTCTGGTACGTGCGCAACGGCGAGATCACCCGAATCGGCAACATGTCGATGGGCTGGTCCCGGGTGATCGTGGACCTCGCCCTGCCGGTGGGCTCGGACATCCCCGAGGTGGAGGCTGCGCTGCTACAGACCATGCAGGACCTCGCGAAGGATCCGAAATGGCGAACCCGTGTGATCGACAAGCCTGAGGTCTGGGGTCTGGAGTCCGTCTCCGGCGACGCGCTGATCATCCGGCTCGTGATGAAGACCCGCGCCAACGCGAAGGATGACGTCGCGCGAGAACTGCGGATGCGCGTGCTCAACATGGCCGAGAACCTGGGGCTCACGCTGCCGCAGCTCAACTCGATCACCCTGAGCGGCCTGGACGGAGCGCAGCGGGTGCGTGGCGCGAACCCCCCGAAGACTCGCCCGACGAAGGTCACCACCGATCCGGCGCCGCCGGATCGCGCCGTGTGGCGGCCCAAGCGCCCGCTCAAGAAGCCCCCACAGACACCCGAAGGACCCCGATGA
- a CDS encoding DNA-formamidopyrimidine glycosylase family protein has protein sequence MPEGHSVHRIARQFDRNFVGRTVAASSPQGRFAEGAQILSGRTATAVRAVGKQMFLEFDDDLWLRVHLGMYGAWDFAGEIEADPTIASANGRMGQTNQRGTALDAPILDAAGENSLTSIGAPRRARVRVRMSEQTTGLADDGDAWPPPVVGQVRLRLLTDLTCADLRGPTACELQTPDEVAATIAKLGPDPLVDDIAEGEERFVAVARRKPTPIGQLLMDQSVVSGIGNVYRAELLFRARQNPHTPGRDVPDDVLRHLWHDWVRLLAIGVETGQMMTMDDLDPEAYRAAMASRDDRHWVYHRAGLPCRVCGTAIAVEEMATRKLYWCPYCQR, from the coding sequence ATGCCGGAGGGGCATTCCGTCCACCGGATCGCCCGACAGTTCGACCGGAACTTCGTCGGGCGCACGGTCGCCGCATCCAGTCCGCAAGGCAGGTTCGCCGAAGGCGCGCAGATCCTCAGCGGTCGCACCGCGACGGCGGTGCGTGCGGTGGGCAAGCAGATGTTCCTGGAGTTCGACGACGATCTGTGGCTCCGCGTCCACCTGGGTATGTACGGGGCGTGGGACTTCGCCGGCGAGATCGAGGCGGACCCGACGATCGCATCGGCCAACGGCCGGATGGGTCAGACCAACCAGCGTGGCACGGCGCTGGATGCCCCGATCCTGGATGCGGCGGGCGAGAACTCACTGACCTCGATCGGAGCACCGCGCCGTGCCCGCGTGCGCGTGCGCATGTCCGAGCAGACGACCGGCCTCGCCGACGACGGGGACGCCTGGCCGCCTCCGGTGGTCGGGCAGGTCCGGCTGCGGCTTCTCACCGACCTCACCTGCGCGGACCTGCGTGGACCGACTGCCTGTGAGCTGCAGACGCCCGACGAGGTCGCCGCCACGATCGCGAAGCTCGGGCCCGATCCGCTGGTGGACGACATCGCTGAGGGGGAGGAGCGGTTCGTCGCAGTCGCGCGGCGCAAGCCCACCCCGATCGGCCAGCTGCTGATGGATCAGAGCGTGGTCAGCGGCATCGGCAACGTGTACCGCGCGGAACTGCTCTTCCGCGCCAGGCAGAACCCGCACACACCGGGACGCGATGTCCCCGACGACGTGCTGCGACACCTGTGGCACGACTGGGTCCGCCTGCTCGCGATCGGAGTGGAGACCGGGCAGATGATGACGATGGACGACCTGGATCCGGAGGCGTACCGCGCGGCCATGGCCAGCCGTGACGATCGCCACTGGGTGTACCACCGCGCGGGCTTGCCCTGCCGGGTCTGCGGCACGGCGATCGCGGTCGAGGAGATGGCCACCCGCAAGCTGTATTGGTGCCCCTACTGCCAGAGGTGA
- a CDS encoding FAD-binding dehydrogenase: MPASPTSHSADILVIGWGLAGLVAAAEALAAGKRVLLVDQEPRTNLGGQAWWSFGGLFFIDSPEQSRMGIKDSFALAHQDWFGTAGFDRDEDAWPRRWAEAYLQFAHEEKRSWLRQKGMGFFPVVGWAERGGYTATGPGNSVPRFHITWGTGPGVVAPFQSAVEDGEARGLLTILPRHRVHTLTSADGVVTGAAGEILAPSGAARGMASSREVVGAFEITAGATIVSSGGIGGNHEMVRAQWPARLGEPPSAMLSGVPAYVDGSMLAVSEQAGARLINGDRMWHYVEGIQNWGPVWPLHGIRILPGPSSLWLDATGRRLPVPLFPGFDTLGTLAHLRTSGHDHSWFVLSRQIIEKEFTLSGSEQNPDLTGRDIPLLVKSRLGKGAAGPVQAFMDSGADFVVRDNLDDLIAGMRALPGGEVLDAAVMRTEVEARDREIENDFTKDAQIAMLRSARSYRGDRLVRTANPHRILDPKAGPLIAVKLHILTRKSLGGIETDLQSRALATDGAPIPGLYAAGEASGFGGGGVHGYRALEGTFLGGCLFSGRIAGRAAAAAV, encoded by the coding sequence ATGCCCGCATCGCCCACCTCGCACTCCGCTGACATCCTGGTGATCGGATGGGGGCTGGCCGGACTCGTCGCCGCCGCCGAGGCCCTCGCGGCCGGCAAGCGCGTTCTGCTCGTGGACCAGGAGCCGCGGACCAACCTCGGCGGGCAGGCGTGGTGGTCCTTCGGCGGTCTGTTCTTCATCGACTCGCCCGAGCAGAGCCGGATGGGGATCAAGGACTCCTTCGCGCTCGCGCACCAGGATTGGTTCGGCACCGCCGGATTCGACCGCGACGAGGACGCGTGGCCGCGGCGCTGGGCCGAGGCGTATCTGCAGTTCGCCCACGAGGAGAAGCGATCGTGGCTGCGGCAGAAGGGCATGGGGTTCTTCCCCGTCGTCGGCTGGGCCGAACGGGGCGGCTACACCGCGACCGGACCGGGCAACTCCGTCCCGCGCTTCCACATCACCTGGGGCACCGGACCCGGCGTGGTGGCCCCGTTCCAATCCGCCGTCGAGGACGGCGAAGCGCGCGGTCTGCTGACGATCCTGCCCCGCCACCGCGTGCACACGCTGACGAGTGCGGACGGGGTGGTCACCGGCGCTGCCGGCGAGATCCTGGCCCCGTCCGGCGCCGCCCGGGGCATGGCCAGCTCACGCGAAGTGGTCGGAGCGTTCGAGATCACCGCGGGAGCCACCATCGTCTCCTCGGGCGGGATCGGCGGCAACCACGAGATGGTCCGTGCGCAGTGGCCTGCCCGTCTCGGCGAGCCGCCCTCCGCGATGCTCTCGGGCGTCCCGGCGTACGTCGACGGTTCCATGCTCGCCGTCTCCGAGCAGGCCGGTGCCCGCCTGATCAACGGCGACCGGATGTGGCACTACGTGGAGGGCATTCAGAACTGGGGTCCGGTGTGGCCGCTGCACGGCATCCGGATCCTGCCCGGTCCGTCCTCCCTGTGGCTGGACGCGACCGGCCGGCGACTGCCCGTGCCGCTGTTCCCGGGCTTCGACACGCTCGGCACGCTTGCGCACCTGCGCACCAGCGGCCACGACCACAGCTGGTTCGTGCTGTCGCGGCAGATCATCGAGAAGGAGTTCACGCTCTCCGGCAGCGAGCAGAACCCCGACCTGACCGGTCGTGACATCCCGCTCCTGGTGAAGTCCCGCCTCGGCAAGGGCGCAGCCGGCCCCGTCCAGGCCTTCATGGACAGCGGAGCCGACTTCGTGGTGCGCGACAACCTGGATGACCTGATCGCCGGGATGCGAGCGCTGCCCGGCGGCGAGGTGCTGGATGCCGCGGTGATGCGCACCGAGGTCGAGGCCCGCGATCGGGAGATCGAGAACGACTTCACCAAGGACGCGCAGATCGCGATGCTCCGCTCCGCCCGCTCGTACCGAGGCGATCGCCTGGTCCGCACGGCCAACCCTCACCGCATCCTGGACCCGAAGGCCGGTCCGCTCATCGCGGTGAAGCTGCACATCCTGACCCGCAAGTCACTGGGCGGCATCGAGACGGACCTGCAGAGCCGTGCCCTCGCAACCGACGGCGCGCCCATCCCGGGTCTGTACGCCGCCGGTGAGGCGAGCGGGTTCGGCGGCGGCGGGGTCCACGGATACCGTGCGCTGGAAGGGACATTCTTGGGCGGATGCCTCTTCTCGGGCCGCATCGCCGGCCGGGCCGCCGCCGCGGCGGTCTAG